The region ACTACATGCTGGCTGGAACAAGTTATTTTGCAATTACTTGGACAATGGCGTATTGGGAAGTAGTTGAAAATGGACTGACATGTCAGCATTATCTTCCATATTAAGatagctattatttttattttgttttttagtacTTTCTAGTTTCTCTCAGAGTAACTTTCCACGTACAAAGCAGTGAGATTTGAAAAGTTTGCCCGTTCCTAATGGGGTGTTTGCTGGATGGGGTAGttatagtttattaaaattaaaattttttaaatttaaaattattttttatatatttttttattgtcacaatgtgttaaaggtaaaaaaattattttcctgcCAAAATgcattaaatgattttttttattttttaaaaattatttttaaaattaacgtatCAAAAcgatacaaaatatataaaaaaaaaataatttttaataaaaaaaaataattcttttttaaaataatttataccgCCTACCTCTTTTAACACCCGGTTTCCTCTTCTAATATTTTCActcctccctcttttttttcccccaaaCACAATGCAAGGGTTGGTTTGTCAAAAAAATTAGTTAGCAGGTTAAAATGATTACAGTCAAAAAGTAAAGCCGGGGATCATGCGCAATGTAATGTAAGAAAAGGACCGCCTTAAAAAACGATTTGGGTCCCCGGGATAACTTGGAGATCATCATGTTAATTCAAGCCAATAtcgttttgttttttacttaaaaagtAACCAGGTTATCCGAATTGCTAAATACCTGTTGAGATTGGTTaggttttatcaaattaatatttttttatttaatttaaaatttatttcaaatcaggctttgaattacaaaattttcatattaacaaacaaaaaaaagaatatataggAATAACAACCATGCAACCAAACGTGATTCTAATCACGTGACAGTCGGGTTTACATTTTTTAAACGTGGCTGCCCTTGATTCAAGAGGTTTTAAAGTTttggtgttttaaaaatattttttttaaaaaaataatttttttaatattttaaaattattttgggttaatattaaaaataatttttttaaaataaaaaatattatttaaatatattttttaataaaaaaatactttaaaaaataacaattactaAACTTTTAAACACTGAATTCACCAACCCGACATTATTTTAGAATGTTTTTTAGGATGtgatagtaattgttttttaaaatattttttatttgaaaatgtatcaaaataatatatttttttattttttaaaaattatttttaatattaatatattaaaatgatataaaaatattttaaaaaatattaatttaaaataaaaaaaattaaattttttttaaaatttttaaaacacaaaaataaagacGTGGCTtggtatttttctttcaattgcatTCAGATTCCCGCCCATAGCACGGCTACCCACACCGGCTCTCTCTACATTTTTTTGAACAATCACTAAAGCAGAAGCCCTCACTCACTCCAATCATAATCCAAGccaaatctcaaaaaaaaaaaaaaactcgcatCCAAAACCCCCAAAGTCATCCACTCTCTCTCCGATCTCCGATAATCCTCTAAAAAAGCAGTGTCATTTTATCCAAATCGAAACCCTAGAGACCAGCTCAGTCACCATGAACCATTTCCACATCTACGAAGCCATTGGCCGTGGCAAATACTCGGTAACCTGAATTTTATCTCTGTAgcctgtttttcctttttttaaaaaaaaagttaacgtGAATTTCTTTGAATCTCTGATTTTCGTTTTGAACTGTGTAGAGCGTGTATAAAGGTAGAAAGAAGAAGACGATTGAATATTTCGCAATTAAGAGTGTTGACAAGTCGCAGAAGAGTAAAGTTCTTCATGAAGTAAGGATAACAAAGAGCTGTTCTTCTACTGTTTGCTTacttgatttctgtttttggtggAAATTGGAGTAACTTATCATCGACTCAGAATTTGAGATTATTGAAGTCTGTTTATTAAAGTTAAATTTAGGTCGTGATTTTTAATTCGATAAAATGTCTGTTTTAGTAACTAATTTAAGACAGCTTATTGGATTAAAATTGATGATTGATTTTCATATTTTGGATCtcacccaataacttaagctatttGATATGGTATTATAGTCTTGATGTCCAAGTGGttatgagttcgaatctcatcattcctatttatttgataaaaattaagcataagataATGTGGttatgtgcaagtttcaagtccaaagagcTTTCATTTGAAtgtgtgttaaagaataatataaataatatcatgagacctcacctaacagcttaagctattgggttgagatgattctttaatatttttttaagtaattaatttaacacaatttatttgcttaaaTTTGGTAAATGCGTGGTTTAGTAACTGACTCAACACAATTTTAAGTGCCATTTCTGTTTCTTTAATTCAGTGCTAAATATGCCTGTAAATGTTAGATACAGGCGTGTTTAAGGAAGACAATAGTGAAGCATGTTTGTATTATTGGGAACTAGGCGGGAAAGAGCCAGCCggtatatatttttagtgaaaGTTGTGATTATGAGTGGCTTTGCTATGATTCATTGTTCAAAACACTCACTTTAGACCTAGATTTGCTGGAagtcatctttttatttattttaaatctttacCACCTTTATTTGATGCATGGGAAACGAGGGGGTGTAAAATATTTGATGCCTGCTTATCACTGTTCTAGAAAATTAAAGTGACACttgatactattttttatagatgttaTTTTCTCATACCCTTTTATTGATATTATATGCAGGTCAGGATGCTTCACTCCTTAGATCATCCAAATGTCTTAAAATTTTACTCATGGTAAGGCATTTCAGCATCGGATAATTGCTCTCAAGATTCATATTTCCAttcaatgtatttatttttcgtTTAGTAATGCAGATCAtgcttgtctttgtttttttatcttaccTTTTTGGTTTCTTCACATCTCCTGATGTATTTATTAGGTATGAAACGTCATCTCACCTGTGGTTGGTTTTGGAATATTGTGTTGGTGGAGATCTCATGACCTTATTGCGACAGGTACCGACtacttaatgatttttatataccTTGCTCTCCTTCAATGgatttctcattcttttactGGACACAAGGGGGACTGTGGAATTTATTATTCATGCTCAGCATTAAACTTAATATCATGGATAATTTGAtcggtgatttttttagaaatttaaggCAGAATTCAGGCCTTTCCATAGGTTGCTGTATTATTACGTGCTTTTCCAGCACAAcaattttgtttagtttagaaATATGATGTCCATGAAGAGTGATCATGCTGTTTTTGCTATTCTTAGATACGAGGAAAAGAACACTAGCGCGTCAATACTAGTGTTTATTACTTCTGTCCTGTCTCATTTTTAAGCAACAAACAGGTTTCTATGGTCAATTAGGGCTGAATCTTGTTTCGCCTTTACCAATTCTCTTCTGATGGGAAGGGAAAAGTTGTTAAAAATTTCACAGAGCTCTCTGGATAGGTACTgcatatcattataattttcttgtaatttggaATTGATATTCAAGGTGACCAAAAACTTGAGAGATTTTTCCTTGGGAAGCGTTTGGATATCAAATGTGCCGAACCCATGGTAATAAATATGGAAGTTAAGGTTACACAAATGCAAATGATATTATCTTGTATGTTTAAACATGTCATATTACTATGAGAATTTGTTTCAACTTCATGTAGCAATGGAGAGTATGATTTCAAATTTTGTTATATGCAGTGTCCAATGTACTATAACTTCATCAAGGTAGTTTATATTTGACTTGCAGGATAGTCAGCTGCCTGAAGACTCGATTCATGATCTCTTCCATGACGTAGTTAGAGCTTTGCAGTAAGAAATGCTGACTGGCTTTTAGTTTTGTTCCTATATGATGTCTGTAAAATTGTCTGCTTTCAAATCTTTCCTTTTTACAATGGTCACTGCTGTCAGGTACTTACACTCAAAAGGAATTATTTACTGtgatttaaaaccatcaaacaTCCTCTTAGATGAGAATGGACACACAAAGGTACatatgcattttattttctttgaatggTAGAgtagttttcaagtttttgcTATGCACATGACCGTATTCATACTTCTGCAATGTAGCTATGTGATTTTGGATtggcattttattttctttgtatggTAGggtaattttcaagttttttctatGCACATGACTGGTGTTCATACTTGTGCATTGCAGCTATGTGATTTTGGATTGGCAAGAAAATTGAGCGATATATCCAAAACTCCTTCATCCATGGTAGGTTGTTCTAACTGCTACAACATTCAACTCATCATATGCAGAAAATTTGAAAGTGGCATCATGATATGGAGCTTGTCCTTTTATTATctggttataattttttactacTCTTAACTTTGCTTATGTGTTTTTACTTAGTTGCCACAAGCAAAACGTGGAACACCCTGTTATATGGCTCCTGAACTATTTGAGGACGGGGGTGCTCATTCATATGCATCTGACTTTTGGGCCTTAGGCTGTGTACTGTATGAGGGCTATGCAGGGAGGCCTCCTTTTGTGGGAAGAGAATTCACACAGCTAGTGAAATCCATACTCTCAGATCCGACACCCCCCCTCCCTGGCAATCCAAGCCGTCCCTTTGTCAACCTAGTCAATTCTCTCCTCATAAAAGATCCAGCCGAAAGAATCAAGTGGAGTGAGCTTTGCGGACATGCTTTCTGGAGGACTAAATTTGCTCCAGTGCATTTACCTCCTCAACCAGCTTTTGATAATATGATAGAGCTTTGTGCTAAGCCTTGTCTCTCAGAATGTAACGGAGACAGATCTTTAGCAAATAGGACCCCTCCTAAACATCGTGAAAAGGATGCAAAAGGGACTCCAAAACAGGATGAGAATTCAATGTTAGGATCAAAAGGTCACGAAACACCAGTTAAAGGTACACCGACCGGCaggaaaaatcaaacaaaagtcTCTGGCAGGGTGGTTGAAGTGAAGCAGAAAGATCCTTCCAGTGCTGCTAGGCATGTTAATCTCTTAAGGCTGTCAAGAATAGCGAAATCAAACTTACAGAGGGAGAATGAGAAGGAAAACTACAGGAGGCCCTCACCCAATGGCTTTGAGAATGATTCTGAGGTCAAAACAGAAAACACTGATATGGAACTTGATTTTAATGAGAATGCTGAAGATGAGATACATGATGAACCTGATGGGTCAGATAACTCAACCAGTACAACAGAAGAGGTGGTCAATAACATACCTCAATTGGAAACCTTCCCTGTGATTAACGCACCTGCCTCAGATGAATCACAAACAAATGACCAGGATTCATCTTCAGAGCAGGTTGATATGGTTCCTTCTCCAGTCAGTGCTAGTCCTCAGCTCAGGAATCAGAGAATTAAAGAAGGTTTAGGGTCCGCCATTGAGTTTGACTCTTCAAAATCATCCAATAACCTTTCACAGGTCCTTTGGCATTCATCTGATCTTTCTGTCAGACCTGTAATGCCCAGTAGAAAAGCTGATAAAGTGTCAGATGTTATTCCCTCTCTTCCATTTGAGGCCCTGCAACCATCTGATTTTGTAAAGATGTCCAAGGAGCAGCTGGATTCACTCACCAACAGAATCATATGCATTTTAAATGGAAATACTAGCATTGGGGAGAAGCAGAATGTGATTAGATACCTTGAGATGTTGAGTAGCAATGCTGACACAGCCAATATTCTGACAAATGGGCCAATAATGCTCCTGCTTGTTAAAATGCTTCGGCTGTCCAAGACCTCAGCTTTGCGTGTTCAGCTTGCTTCATTGATTGGATTGTTAATTCGCCATTCAACTTTTATTGAAGATGATTTGGCAAATTCTGGAATTTTGGGCTCACTAACTGATGGCCTCAGAGACAAACAGGAAAAAGTGAGGAGATTTTCCATGGCTGCTTTAGGTGAGTTGCTGTTTTATATATCTACCCAGAACGATCAGAGCAAGGATAACAATCCACCAGAATCTTCATCAAAGGACAGCCGATCTGCATTTGGCTGGCAGGTTAGCTTTCTACCTTTCACAAATATCTTCGTGTGCAATATTGCATGAAACATGATTTTTCCACTCAatgaagtttcatttttctatcTTGTCTTTTCATCTGCGCACATCTGGCAGATTCTGTTTAGTGGAGATTGTCCTTTGTTTTTCCTATGATTCATGGATTTCAAAAATCATGCTTGATAGCAAGTTCTGCTTATACGGGATGCCTGAGTTCTTTATGCAtcctttccttctccttttctaCTTCTACTTTCTTCAtttaataatattcttttacCTGAAGCAGGTTCCAAACTCGTTGATTTCATTGGTGTCATCTGTTTTGCGTAAAGGAGAGGATGATATAACTCAACTTTATGCATTGAGGACAATTGAAAACATCTGCAGTCAAGGGGGGCACTGGGCAGGTCGCTTCACTAGCCAGGATGTGATTAGTAACATCTGTTATATATATAGAGCTGCAGGGAAACAGGAGAGCATCAGGCTGACTGCAGGTTCATGTTTAGTCCGGCTGGCAAGATTCAACCCTCCTAGCATTCAATCAGTCATGGAGAAACTGTCTTTCAAGGACACAGTGACTGCCCTTGGCAAGGGCAGCCCACGTGAGCAGCAAATAAGTTTGAACCTCTTAAACATGGCTATGCTTGGAAGTCATATGTTTACAAACATTGGGCGGCACCTTTCGAACTTGGCAGAGGATAAGAATTTGGTCCCAAGTCTCGTGTCTCTTACCGAGCAGGGTGGTGAAATTTTGAGGGGAAAGGCACTCCTTCTCATTGCTCTTCTTTGTAAAAACGGTAGGAGGTGGCTATCACACTTTTTTTGCAACCCTAGGTTACTATCTGCAGTGGATAGGTTAGCAAAAGAGAAGGATATCTATCTCCAACAATGTCTAGATGCATTTGTGCATGTTGTGGCATCTACTATACCAAGTTTACTGGATATTATAGCCGGAGATATTCAGCAAATGATGGGAGGAAGGCGTCAGGGTCATATCTCTGCCATTGCGCATCGAATTGCTCCAAAAACCAATGTTCATATGTTTCCTGTTGTTCTTCATCTTCTTGG is a window of Populus nigra chromosome 10, ddPopNigr1.1, whole genome shotgun sequence DNA encoding:
- the LOC133705899 gene encoding serine/threonine-protein kinase RUNKEL-like produces the protein MNHFHIYEAIGRGKYSSVYKGRKKKTIEYFAIKSVDKSQKSKVLHEVRMLHSLDHPNVLKFYSWYETSSHLWLVLEYCVGGDLMTLLRQDSQLPEDSIHDLFHDVVRALQYLHSKGIIYCDLKPSNILLDENGHTKLCDFGLARKLSDISKTPSSMLPQAKRGTPCYMAPELFEDGGAHSYASDFWALGCVLYEGYAGRPPFVGREFTQLVKSILSDPTPPLPGNPSRPFVNLVNSLLIKDPAERIKWSELCGHAFWRTKFAPVHLPPQPAFDNMIELCAKPCLSECNGDRSLANRTPPKHREKDAKGTPKQDENSMLGSKGHETPVKGTPTGRKNQTKVSGRVVEVKQKDPSSAARHVNLLRLSRIAKSNLQRENEKENYRRPSPNGFENDSEVKTENTDMELDFNENAEDEIHDEPDGSDNSTSTTEEVVNNIPQLETFPVINAPASDESQTNDQDSSSEQVDMVPSPVSASPQLRNQRIKEGLGSAIEFDSSKSSNNLSQVLWHSSDLSVRPVMPSRKADKVSDVIPSLPFEALQPSDFVKMSKEQLDSLTNRIICILNGNTSIGEKQNVIRYLEMLSSNADTANILTNGPIMLLLVKMLRLSKTSALRVQLASLIGLLIRHSTFIEDDLANSGILGSLTDGLRDKQEKVRRFSMAALGELLFYISTQNDQSKDNNPPESSSKDSRSAFGWQVPNSLISLVSSVLRKGEDDITQLYALRTIENICSQGGHWAGRFTSQDVISNICYIYRAAGKQESIRLTAGSCLVRLARFNPPSIQSVMEKLSFKDTVTALGKGSPREQQISLNLLNMAMLGSHMFTNIGRHLSNLAEDKNLVPSLVSLTEQGGEILRGKALLLIALLCKNGRRWLSHFFCNPRLLSAVDRLAKEKDIYLQQCLDAFVHVVASTIPSLLDIIAGDIQQMMGGRRQGHISAIAHRIAPKTNVHMFPVVLHLLGSSSFKLKVVNHQVMQQLANLVKVLETPFPGRDDFQITLLRVLESVAEERLVILESPNIFIGEILPGLAVLYKGNKDGDARFLCLKILFDVMVIFLNEPLEDEQGSEALKSISNIHFLPLYPTFIEDEDPIPMYAQKLLVMLIEYDYIKISDILHLKTVSQCFEFLLGDLSSANVNNVQLCLAMASAPEMESKLLSQLKVVRRIGNLLEFVCAKDMEDFLEPTLGLCRAFLLCSVGGKRGLAYKKEPALLNDSSYEASTAADQLQCIRDITDFGSNVGVLLVLSGSDEANVADIASECVLLVLKAAPREATTGFLTNLPKVSAILESWRKGVPHLLLQRILHALAYSCRQYLSHAMILSIPVNEISRIEVILLELKKSSNPDLANAALLVVSELQRLHRCI